Proteins encoded in a region of the Bombyx mori chromosome 21, ASM3026992v2 genome:
- the LOC134200871 gene encoding mucin-22-like isoform X1, whose translation MKFYIFLGLLVLFTNTVGHIQIGLFCPQCFKLPALLNMVRCKPGEVIASECIMKCLKLDFIKVGTCYNLNSYLQHTTLNPRIKTAPYFKRDRRNRTHRKNPKYSTAIPVMPIIQEYLDDILGTELLPKKIIPVSLIDNKPIISTSATTTSSNPTTEAFTTDGLISTPTTIETVSSTTQSTTTAASRSASLTTAATTTTTSSATMTASTTVSSPSTAATTTTTSSTTTASIAADSTTAAATTSSSATTAEATTASPTTAAITTTTGSTTAASTSAGSTTATATTSSSATTAEATTASPATAATTTTGSTTAASTATDSTTAAATTSSSATTAEATTASPTTAATTSTTTTSGSTNAASTGAGLTTATATTSSSATTAEATTASPTTAATTTTTCSTTAASTATNSTTAAATTSSSATTAEATTVSPTTAATTTTTGSTTTASTAAGSTTAAATTSSSATTAEATTASPTTAATTTTTASTAAASTAAGSTTAAATTSSSATTAEATTAGSTTTTASSTASTTTTISSTTSV comes from the exons ATGAAGTTTTACA tTTTTCTGGGTCTGCTTGTTTTATTCACGAACACAGTCGGCCATATTCAAATTGGACTATTCTGTCCACAATGTTTTAAATTACCAGCATTGTTAAACATGGTCAGATGTAAGCCTGGAGAAGTTATAGCATCGGAGTGTAT aatgaaGTGTTTGAAACTTGACTTTATAAAAGTTGGAACTTGTTACAATTTAAACAGTTATTTACAACACACTACATTGAACCCAAGGATTAAAACAGCGCCATATTTTAAAAGAGATAGAAGAAATCGAACGCATAGGAAAAACCCAAAGTATAGTACAGCGATTCCTGTTATGCCAATTATTCAGGAATATCTCGACGATATTTTAGGGACAGAACTGTTACCAAAGAAAATAATTCCAGTCTCGCTGATAGATAATAAACCTATAATTTCAACTTCGGCTACTACGACTTCGAGTAATCCCACAACAGAAGCATTTACGACAGATGGTTTGATTTCAACCCCAACTACTATTGAAACTGTTTCATCCACAACACAAAGCACAACCACAGCAGCATCTAGGTCTGCAAGTTTAACAACAGCcgcaactactactactacatctTCAGCAACAATGACAGCTTCTACAACTGTGAGTTCACCATCAACAGCtgcaactactactactacaagttCAACAACTACAGCTTCTATAGCTGCAGATTCAACAACAGCCGCAGCCACTACTTCAAGCTCAGCAACAACAGCAGAAGCTACTACCGCAAGTCCAACAACAGCTGCAATTACTACTACTACAGGTTCAACAACTGCAGCTTCTACATCTGCAGGTTCAACAACAGCCACAGCCACTACTTCAAGTTCGGCAACAACAGCAGAGGCTACGACTGCAAGTCCAGCAACAGCTGCAACTACTACTACAGGTTCAACAACTGCAGCTTCTACAGCTACAGATTCAACAACAGCCGCCGCCACTACTTCAAGCTCAGCAACAACAGCAGAAGCTACGACTGCGAGTCCAACAACAGCTGCAACTActagtactactactacttcAGGTTCAACTAATGCAGCTTCTACAGGCGCAGGTTTAACAACAGCCACAGCCACTACATCAAGTTCGGCAACAACAGCAGAGGCTACGACTGCAAGTCCAACAACAGCTGCAACGACCACTACTACATGTTCAACAACTGCAGCTTCTACAGCTACAAATTCAACAACAGCCGCAGCCACTACTTCAAGTTCGGCAACAACAGCAGAAGCTACGACTGTAAGTCCAACAACAGCTGCAACGACTACTACTACAGGTTCAACAACTACAGCTTCTACAGCTGCAGGTTCAACAACAGCCGCAGCCACTACTTCAAGTTCGGCAACAACAGCAGAGGCTACGACTGCAAGTCCAACAACAGCTGCAACGACAACAACTACAGCTTCTACAGCTGCAG CTTCTACAGCAGCAGGTTCAACAACAGCCGCAGCCACTACTTCAAGTTCGGCAACAACAGCAGAAGCTACGACTGCAGGTTCAACCACAACCACAGCTTCTTCGACTGCTAGCACTACCACAACAATCTCATCCACTACTTCAGTTTAA
- the LOC134200871 gene encoding mucin-22-like isoform X2, translating to MKFYIFLGLLVLFTNTVGHIQIGLFCPQCFKLPALLNMVRCKPGEVIASECIMKCLKLDFIKVGTCYNLNSYLQHTTLNPRIKTAPYFKRDRRNRTHRKNPKYSTAIPVMPIIQEYLDDILGTELLPKKIIPVSLIDNKPIISTSATTTSSNPTTEAFTTDGLISTPTTIETVSSTTQSTTTAASRSASLTTAATTTTTSSATMTASTTVSSPSTAATTTTTSSTTTASIAADSTTAAATTSSSATTAEATTASPTTAAITTTTGSTTAASTSAGSTTATATTSSSATTAEATTASPATAATTTTGSTTAASTATDSTTAAATTSSSATTAEATTASPTTAATTSTTTTSGSTNAASTGAGLTTATATTSSSATTAEATTASPTTAATTTTTCSTTAASTATNSTTAAATTSSSATTAEATTVSPTTAATTTTTGSTTTASTAAGSTTAAATTSSSATTAEATTASPTTAATTTTTASTAAGSTTAAATTSSSATTAEATTAGSTTTTASSTASTTTTISSTTSV from the exons ATGAAGTTTTACA tTTTTCTGGGTCTGCTTGTTTTATTCACGAACACAGTCGGCCATATTCAAATTGGACTATTCTGTCCACAATGTTTTAAATTACCAGCATTGTTAAACATGGTCAGATGTAAGCCTGGAGAAGTTATAGCATCGGAGTGTAT aatgaaGTGTTTGAAACTTGACTTTATAAAAGTTGGAACTTGTTACAATTTAAACAGTTATTTACAACACACTACATTGAACCCAAGGATTAAAACAGCGCCATATTTTAAAAGAGATAGAAGAAATCGAACGCATAGGAAAAACCCAAAGTATAGTACAGCGATTCCTGTTATGCCAATTATTCAGGAATATCTCGACGATATTTTAGGGACAGAACTGTTACCAAAGAAAATAATTCCAGTCTCGCTGATAGATAATAAACCTATAATTTCAACTTCGGCTACTACGACTTCGAGTAATCCCACAACAGAAGCATTTACGACAGATGGTTTGATTTCAACCCCAACTACTATTGAAACTGTTTCATCCACAACACAAAGCACAACCACAGCAGCATCTAGGTCTGCAAGTTTAACAACAGCcgcaactactactactacatctTCAGCAACAATGACAGCTTCTACAACTGTGAGTTCACCATCAACAGCtgcaactactactactacaagttCAACAACTACAGCTTCTATAGCTGCAGATTCAACAACAGCCGCAGCCACTACTTCAAGCTCAGCAACAACAGCAGAAGCTACTACCGCAAGTCCAACAACAGCTGCAATTACTACTACTACAGGTTCAACAACTGCAGCTTCTACATCTGCAGGTTCAACAACAGCCACAGCCACTACTTCAAGTTCGGCAACAACAGCAGAGGCTACGACTGCAAGTCCAGCAACAGCTGCAACTACTACTACAGGTTCAACAACTGCAGCTTCTACAGCTACAGATTCAACAACAGCCGCCGCCACTACTTCAAGCTCAGCAACAACAGCAGAAGCTACGACTGCGAGTCCAACAACAGCTGCAACTActagtactactactacttcAGGTTCAACTAATGCAGCTTCTACAGGCGCAGGTTTAACAACAGCCACAGCCACTACATCAAGTTCGGCAACAACAGCAGAGGCTACGACTGCAAGTCCAACAACAGCTGCAACGACCACTACTACATGTTCAACAACTGCAGCTTCTACAGCTACAAATTCAACAACAGCCGCAGCCACTACTTCAAGTTCGGCAACAACAGCAGAAGCTACGACTGTAAGTCCAACAACAGCTGCAACGACTACTACTACAGGTTCAACAACTACAGCTTCTACAGCTGCAGGTTCAACAACAGCCGCAGCCACTACTTCAAGTTCGGCAACAACAGCAGAGGCTACGACTGCAAGTCCAACAACAGCTGCAACGACAACAACTACAGCTTCTACAGCTGCAG GTTCAACAACAGCCGCAGCCACTACTTCAAGTTCGGCAACAACAGCAGAAGCTACGACTGCAGGTTCAACCACAACCACAGCTTCTTCGACTGCTAGCACTACCACAACAATCTCATCCACTACTTCAGTTTAA
- the LOC134200871 gene encoding uncharacterized protein LOC134200871 isoform X3, which translates to MKFYIFLGLLVLFTNTVGHIQIGLFCPQCFKLPALLNMVRCKPGEVIASECIMKCLKLDFIKVGTCYNLNSYLQHTTLNPRIKTAPYFKRDRRNRTHRKNPKYSTAIPVMPIIQEYLDDILGTELLPKKIIPVSLIDNKPIISTSATTTSSNPTTEAFTTDGLISTPTTIETVSSTTQSTTTAASRSASLTTAATTTTTSSATMTASTTVSSPSTAATTTTTSSTTTASIAADSTTAAATTSSSATTAEATTASPTTAAITTTTGSTTAASTSAGSTTATATTSSSATTAEATTASPATAATTTTGSTTAASTATDSTTAAATTSSSATTAEATTASPTTAATTSTTTTSGSTNAASTGAGLTTATATTSSSATTAEATTASPTTAATTTTTCSTTAASTATNSTTAAATTSSSATTAEATTVSPTTAATTTTTGSTTTASTAAGSTTAAATTSSSATTAEATTASSTTAAATTSSSATTAEATTAGSTTTTASSTASTTTTISSTTSV; encoded by the exons ATGAAGTTTTACA tTTTTCTGGGTCTGCTTGTTTTATTCACGAACACAGTCGGCCATATTCAAATTGGACTATTCTGTCCACAATGTTTTAAATTACCAGCATTGTTAAACATGGTCAGATGTAAGCCTGGAGAAGTTATAGCATCGGAGTGTAT aatgaaGTGTTTGAAACTTGACTTTATAAAAGTTGGAACTTGTTACAATTTAAACAGTTATTTACAACACACTACATTGAACCCAAGGATTAAAACAGCGCCATATTTTAAAAGAGATAGAAGAAATCGAACGCATAGGAAAAACCCAAAGTATAGTACAGCGATTCCTGTTATGCCAATTATTCAGGAATATCTCGACGATATTTTAGGGACAGAACTGTTACCAAAGAAAATAATTCCAGTCTCGCTGATAGATAATAAACCTATAATTTCAACTTCGGCTACTACGACTTCGAGTAATCCCACAACAGAAGCATTTACGACAGATGGTTTGATTTCAACCCCAACTACTATTGAAACTGTTTCATCCACAACACAAAGCACAACCACAGCAGCATCTAGGTCTGCAAGTTTAACAACAGCcgcaactactactactacatctTCAGCAACAATGACAGCTTCTACAACTGTGAGTTCACCATCAACAGCtgcaactactactactacaagttCAACAACTACAGCTTCTATAGCTGCAGATTCAACAACAGCCGCAGCCACTACTTCAAGCTCAGCAACAACAGCAGAAGCTACTACCGCAAGTCCAACAACAGCTGCAATTACTACTACTACAGGTTCAACAACTGCAGCTTCTACATCTGCAGGTTCAACAACAGCCACAGCCACTACTTCAAGTTCGGCAACAACAGCAGAGGCTACGACTGCAAGTCCAGCAACAGCTGCAACTACTACTACAGGTTCAACAACTGCAGCTTCTACAGCTACAGATTCAACAACAGCCGCCGCCACTACTTCAAGCTCAGCAACAACAGCAGAAGCTACGACTGCGAGTCCAACAACAGCTGCAACTActagtactactactacttcAGGTTCAACTAATGCAGCTTCTACAGGCGCAGGTTTAACAACAGCCACAGCCACTACATCAAGTTCGGCAACAACAGCAGAGGCTACGACTGCAAGTCCAACAACAGCTGCAACGACCACTACTACATGTTCAACAACTGCAGCTTCTACAGCTACAAATTCAACAACAGCCGCAGCCACTACTTCAAGTTCGGCAACAACAGCAGAAGCTACGACTGTAAGTCCAACAACAGCTGCAACGACTACTACTACAGGTTCAACAACTACAGCTTCTACAGCTGCAGGTTCAACAACAGCCGCAGCCACTACTTCAAGTTCGGCAACAACAGCAGAGGCTACGACTGCAA GTTCAACAACAGCCGCAGCCACTACTTCAAGTTCGGCAACAACAGCAGAAGCTACGACTGCAGGTTCAACCACAACCACAGCTTCTTCGACTGCTAGCACTACCACAACAATCTCATCCACTACTTCAGTTTAA